One Kitasatospora sp. MAP12-44 DNA segment encodes these proteins:
- a CDS encoding HGxxPAAW family protein — translation MKLLLGHTVAGWTGTALVVTGTTVAGIAFAAGDAVGLSCGLVIVAFGALAAWLLHLAGWGKATGPRPPGARHWRTRDAATRRGHPGCLGCRLAGRTAGAAAAPAPLRARERSRERAGARS, via the coding sequence GTGAAGCTGCTGCTGGGCCACACCGTCGCCGGCTGGACCGGAACCGCCCTGGTCGTCACCGGCACTACCGTCGCGGGCATCGCGTTCGCGGCCGGGGACGCCGTGGGGCTCTCCTGCGGCCTGGTCATCGTCGCCTTCGGTGCGCTCGCCGCCTGGCTGCTGCACCTGGCCGGGTGGGGCAAGGCCACCGGCCCCCGTCCTCCCGGCGCCCGCCACTGGCGCACCCGCGACGCCGCGACGCGCCGGGGTCACCCCGGCTGCCTCGGCTGCCGCCTCGCCGGTCGCACTGCGGGCGCCGCCGCCGCACCCGCTCCCCTTCGGGCCCGCGAGCGGAGCAGGGAGCGGGCCGGAGCGCGAAGTTGA
- a CDS encoding AraC family transcriptional regulator, translating into MAAHPPTRHLLRAKDLADARYAEPLTVAELAAAAGLSRAHFSREFRRAFGESPHAYLLTRRLERAATLLRTTDRPIATVCFDVGLSSLGSFTTSFTRMYGLTPAAYRAAFPPAAAHAIIPGCVQRAYGRPQHRTFREDGAQGSGIA; encoded by the coding sequence GTGGCCGCCCATCCCCCCACCCGCCATCTGCTGCGCGCCAAGGACCTCGCCGACGCCCGCTACGCCGAGCCGCTCACGGTTGCCGAGCTCGCGGCGGCGGCCGGGCTGTCCCGCGCGCACTTCAGCCGCGAGTTCCGACGGGCCTTCGGAGAGTCACCGCACGCCTACCTGCTGACCCGGCGGCTGGAGCGCGCGGCCACCCTGCTGCGCACCACCGACCGGCCGATCGCCACCGTCTGCTTCGATGTCGGGCTGAGCAGTCTGGGGTCGTTCACCACCAGTTTCACGCGGATGTACGGGCTGACGCCGGCCGCCTACCGGGCCGCGTTCCCGCCGGCCGCCGCGCACGCGATCATCCCCGGCTGCGTGCAGCGCGCCTACGGGCGGCCGCAACACCGCACGTTTCGAGAAGACGGCGCCCAGGGCTCCGGAATAGCGTGA
- a CDS encoding VOC family protein — translation MIRIATAQLWVHDQEEALAFYTKSVGMEVRSDVTIPEMGNFRWLTVGPAGQEDVAIVLMEIPGPPVFDAETQAQVRELTAKGAAGTVFLTTDDCDAAYAELSARGVEFNEEPTDQPYGRDCGFRDPSGNNIRLTQLREM, via the coding sequence ATGATCAGAATTGCCACCGCCCAGCTCTGGGTCCACGACCAGGAGGAGGCACTCGCCTTCTACACCAAGAGCGTCGGCATGGAGGTCAGGTCCGATGTCACGATCCCCGAGATGGGGAACTTCCGCTGGCTCACGGTCGGTCCGGCCGGGCAGGAGGACGTGGCCATCGTGCTGATGGAGATCCCCGGCCCGCCGGTGTTCGACGCCGAGACCCAGGCGCAGGTGCGCGAGCTGACCGCCAAGGGCGCGGCCGGCACCGTCTTCCTCACCACGGACGACTGCGACGCCGCCTACGCGGAACTCTCGGCGCGCGGCGTCGAGTTCAACGAGGAGCCGACCGACCAGCCGTACGGTCGCGACTGCGGCTTCCGCGACCCGTCCGGCAACAACATCCGGCTCACCCAGCTCCGCGAGATGTGA
- a CDS encoding SpoIIE family protein phosphatase yields MSTSDASGAAPASGAQPGPTEVAPPEAVPSEVVPSEPGGLLDVLSLAAAVLDADGRIVLWSPQAQELFGWSAEEVLGRHAAEVLVAEQHVGAVLELFVEVMEGSGSWAGVFPVRCKDGRIRPMEFRNMRLQDQRGGRYALGIAADEATLRGVERDLALSARLVAQSPIGLAVLTTGLRYVLVNPALEQINGLPADRHLGRTAREALPFLDVEAIEAAMRQVLATGKALVDQFTVGRTRADPDVEHAWRASYYRLEDRTGRVIGLATSVVDVTDQHRAATEAAAARRRLALIARATVRIGTTLDLDRTARELADFVVPDLADVAAVDVLDSVLNGRQAGSGPAATATFRALAVAAAYPTDAVRAADPTGEIAKYDADRLVTRCVTTGQPVLVARVEPRDLRHIARDDEAAALLAQAGLHSYLAVPLIARGEVLGVLDLKRTHNPLPFGDDDVVLAGELAARAAVCIDNARWYQTQRHAALTLQRHLLPHQPPQPVGLTVAYRYQPAAAAGEVGGDWFDAIPVSGDGTALVVGDVMGSGINAAATMGQLRTATRTLAGLDLDPAQVLHHLDHITQGLEETIATCVYAVFDPHRARIRIATAGHLPPVLVRPGRAPVLLDLPTSAPLGVGGVPFEATSFDLEPGDRLVLYTDGLVETRDQPIDARLQVLLDLLAEPRRPLEATCDRLLTALRRPDDHDDVALLIAEADSGTGGAH; encoded by the coding sequence ATGAGCACGTCCGATGCGTCCGGTGCGGCCCCTGCGTCCGGGGCCCAGCCCGGACCGACCGAGGTGGCGCCGCCCGAGGCGGTGCCCTCCGAGGTGGTGCCGTCCGAGCCCGGTGGCCTGCTGGACGTGCTGAGCCTGGCCGCCGCGGTGCTGGACGCCGACGGGCGGATCGTGCTGTGGAGCCCGCAGGCCCAGGAGCTGTTCGGCTGGAGCGCCGAGGAGGTGCTGGGCCGGCACGCCGCCGAGGTCCTGGTGGCCGAGCAGCACGTCGGCGCGGTCCTGGAGCTGTTCGTCGAGGTCATGGAGGGCAGCGGAAGCTGGGCGGGGGTCTTCCCCGTGCGGTGCAAGGACGGCCGCATCCGGCCGATGGAGTTCCGCAACATGCGCCTGCAGGACCAGCGCGGCGGCCGCTACGCGCTCGGGATCGCCGCCGACGAGGCCACGCTGCGCGGCGTGGAACGGGACCTGGCGTTGTCGGCCCGCCTGGTGGCCCAGTCCCCGATCGGGCTGGCCGTGCTGACCACCGGCCTGCGCTACGTGCTGGTCAACCCGGCGCTCGAACAGATCAACGGCCTGCCCGCCGACAGGCACCTCGGCCGCACCGCCCGCGAGGCACTGCCGTTCCTGGACGTCGAGGCCATCGAGGCCGCGATGCGCCAGGTCCTGGCCACCGGAAAGGCTCTGGTGGACCAGTTCACCGTCGGCCGCACCCGCGCCGACCCGGACGTCGAGCACGCCTGGCGGGCGTCGTACTACCGGCTCGAGGACCGCACCGGGCGGGTGATCGGCCTGGCGACCTCCGTGGTGGACGTCACCGACCAGCACCGCGCGGCCACCGAGGCGGCCGCGGCCCGGCGCCGGCTCGCCCTCATCGCCCGCGCGACCGTGCGTATCGGTACGACTCTCGATCTCGACCGGACCGCCCGGGAACTCGCCGACTTCGTCGTTCCCGACCTGGCCGACGTCGCCGCGGTGGACGTCCTCGACTCGGTCCTGAACGGACGCCAGGCCGGCTCCGGGCCTGCCGCCACCGCGACGTTCCGCGCCCTGGCGGTCGCGGCGGCCTACCCCACCGACGCCGTCCGGGCCGCCGATCCCACCGGCGAGATCGCCAAGTACGACGCCGACCGCCTGGTCACCCGGTGCGTGACCACCGGCCAGCCGGTCCTGGTGGCGCGCGTCGAGCCGCGCGACCTGCGGCACATCGCCCGCGACGACGAGGCCGCCGCCCTGCTGGCGCAGGCCGGTCTGCACTCGTACCTGGCCGTGCCCCTGATCGCCCGCGGCGAGGTCCTCGGGGTCCTCGACCTCAAACGCACGCACAACCCGCTGCCCTTCGGCGACGACGACGTCGTCCTGGCCGGCGAACTGGCCGCCCGCGCCGCCGTGTGCATCGACAACGCCCGCTGGTACCAGACCCAACGCCATGCCGCCCTGACCCTGCAGCGGCACCTCCTGCCGCACCAGCCACCCCAACCCGTGGGCCTCACCGTCGCCTACCGCTACCAACCCGCGGCGGCAGCCGGGGAGGTGGGCGGTGACTGGTTCGACGCCATCCCGGTGTCCGGCGACGGCACCGCCCTGGTCGTCGGCGACGTCATGGGCAGCGGCATCAACGCCGCCGCCACCATGGGACAACTCCGCACCGCCACCCGCACCTTGGCCGGCCTCGACCTCGACCCCGCCCAAGTGCTCCATCACCTGGACCACATCACCCAGGGCCTGGAAGAGACCATCGCCACCTGCGTCTACGCCGTCTTCGACCCGCACCGGGCACGGATCCGCATCGCCACGGCGGGCCATCTGCCGCCTGTCCTGGTCCGCCCCGGGCGCGCCCCCGTGCTGCTCGACCTGCCCACCAGCGCACCGCTGGGAGTCGGGGGCGTCCCCTTCGAGGCCACCAGCTTCGACCTTGAGCCCGGGGACCGGCTGGTGCTGTACACCGACGGCCTGGTCGAGACCCGCGACCAGCCCATCGACGCCCGCCTGCAGGTCCTCCTCGACCTGCTCGCCGAGCCGCGGCGCCCCCTGGAGGCCACCTGCGACCGGCTGCTGACCGCCCTGCGCCGCCCCGACGACCACGACGACGTCGCTCTGCTCATCGCCGAGGCCGACTCGGGGACGGGCGGCGCTCACTGA
- a CDS encoding muconolactone Delta-isomerase family protein produces the protein MMEYLVTMTTRVPDGTSEQAVADIRAREAARARELAAQGHLLRLWRPPLQPGEWRTLGLFAAADGGQLEEVLSSMPLRAWRTDEVTPLSPHPNDPGRADD, from the coding sequence ATCATGGAATACCTTGTCACGATGACCACCCGCGTCCCGGACGGGACGTCCGAGCAAGCCGTTGCCGACATCCGCGCCCGCGAGGCCGCACGGGCACGCGAGCTCGCGGCGCAGGGGCACCTGCTCCGCCTGTGGCGACCGCCGCTCCAACCGGGCGAGTGGCGAACGCTCGGGCTCTTCGCCGCCGCCGACGGCGGCCAACTGGAGGAGGTCCTGTCCTCCATGCCGCTGCGCGCCTGGCGCACCGACGAGGTCACCCCGCTGTCACCCCACCCGAACGACCCCGGCCGCGCCGACGACTGA
- a CDS encoding glycosyl hydrolase, with product MSAPLRTRRWLTICALAATLGLVGSPAGATPLHPPLHPPLGSPQPGSTVRPLDSSKGDGGGEADEIQEGADQRAEARTSPGTVAPGAFGAAWNAMQALPDTGGDWNHLTGLPYNSDDPRYRDVSSNSSAGMGNVTGRMAAVAADASGHVYTGSAGGGVWRSSVGGGQWQPISDQLPTQATGALALDARGRLWLGTGEATTSSDAYLGSGVYVLDHPEHGTFSTRSRVGGAELDSTTIHELRFGGDTVWAATSKGVWSHSTTDLRGPWTLEFAPNPAYLPGGSLANDPSAPYKNITNDIAIDPKDPSKVVLAVGWRSGDSYNGFYSKAADGSWQRLSSLGDLPTDAANVGEVTFASSADGSRYYAIDQSPALQASNPDSALDGIFVSKSGSPLGPWTRIADAQKLAGSGSALTMPGDLPGLQSWYDQSLQVDPTNPDHVYAGLEEVFETSDGGSNWNTVGPYWNFNFPCWSIDPTKQSGSCPQTTHPDQHALAVGSYHGKPYVLAGNDGGIYRRPLDGSVDASGHATDWTSLNDGTIDTLQYYSVGVGTDLDFGGVAVNGGLQDNGQSMLRGRDTVMGSNFGGDGGDTLTDPDNGCNIAQEYVYLAINVTQNCAVNDGSYLIDPSKATTFSVAPPDNALAGAGARFIAPLAADEQNGNLWIAGGRHVWVQNQGYAIRSSSAWSSAFDLGAGHVATAVAASGGKVYAAWCGPCDSVGFARGIAVGNADGTGWQQLNLPVDATVPNRYLSGLAIDPADADHVFLTVNGFSRQWTAGPGAGVGHVFESKDAGAHWTDISANLPDVPADSLVITKAGGLALGTDLGVLYRAPGRTGWQRVSELPAVAVDQLKIGPDGRLYAATHGRGIWSISLRN from the coding sequence TTGTCGGCACCACTGCGCACCAGGCGATGGCTCACGATCTGCGCCCTCGCCGCCACCCTGGGACTGGTCGGCTCACCAGCCGGCGCCACCCCGCTGCATCCCCCACTGCATCCCCCACTCGGGTCTCCGCAACCAGGCTCCACCGTACGGCCGTTGGACAGCAGCAAGGGTGACGGCGGCGGCGAGGCCGACGAGATCCAGGAGGGCGCGGACCAGCGCGCCGAGGCCCGCACCTCCCCCGGCACCGTCGCCCCCGGCGCCTTCGGGGCCGCCTGGAACGCGATGCAGGCACTGCCGGACACCGGCGGCGACTGGAACCACCTCACCGGCCTGCCGTACAACTCCGACGACCCCCGCTACCGCGACGTCTCCTCCAACTCCAGTGCGGGGATGGGCAATGTCACCGGCCGGATGGCGGCCGTGGCGGCCGACGCCTCCGGTCACGTCTACACCGGCAGCGCCGGCGGCGGCGTCTGGCGCTCCTCGGTCGGCGGCGGCCAGTGGCAGCCGATCAGCGACCAACTGCCCACCCAGGCAACGGGCGCACTGGCACTGGACGCCCGAGGCCGGCTCTGGCTCGGCACCGGCGAGGCGACCACCAGCTCGGACGCCTACCTCGGCAGCGGCGTCTACGTACTCGACCACCCCGAGCACGGCACCTTCAGCACGCGCAGCCGGGTCGGCGGCGCCGAGCTGGACAGCACCACCATCCACGAACTGCGCTTCGGCGGCGACACGGTCTGGGCCGCCACCAGCAAGGGCGTCTGGAGCCACTCCACGACCGACCTGCGCGGCCCGTGGACCCTGGAGTTCGCCCCCAACCCGGCCTATCTGCCGGGCGGTTCGCTCGCCAATGACCCGAGCGCCCCGTACAAGAACATCACCAACGACATCGCGATCGACCCCAAGGATCCCTCCAAGGTGGTCCTCGCCGTGGGTTGGCGCAGCGGTGACAGCTACAACGGCTTCTACAGCAAGGCAGCGGACGGCAGTTGGCAGCGGCTGAGCTCGCTGGGCGACCTCCCGACGGATGCCGCGAACGTCGGCGAGGTGACGTTCGCCAGCTCGGCCGACGGCTCGCGCTACTACGCCATCGACCAGTCGCCCGCGCTCCAGGCGAGCAATCCGGACAGTGCGCTGGACGGCATCTTCGTCTCCAAGTCCGGTTCCCCGCTGGGCCCCTGGACACGGATCGCAGACGCCCAGAAGCTCGCCGGGTCCGGCTCCGCACTGACCATGCCCGGCGATCTGCCGGGCCTCCAGTCCTGGTACGACCAGTCGCTGCAGGTCGACCCGACCAACCCCGACCACGTCTACGCCGGTCTGGAGGAGGTCTTCGAGACCTCCGACGGCGGCTCGAACTGGAACACGGTCGGGCCGTACTGGAACTTCAACTTCCCCTGCTGGAGCATCGATCCGACCAAGCAGAGCGGCAGCTGCCCGCAGACCACGCACCCCGACCAGCACGCGCTGGCGGTCGGCAGCTACCACGGCAAGCCGTACGTCCTCGCCGGCAACGACGGCGGCATCTACCGCCGCCCGCTGGACGGCTCGGTGGACGCCTCGGGCCACGCCACCGACTGGACCTCGCTGAACGACGGGACCATCGACACCCTGCAGTACTACTCGGTGGGCGTCGGCACGGACCTCGACTTCGGCGGAGTCGCGGTCAACGGCGGTCTGCAGGACAACGGCCAGTCGATGCTGCGCGGCCGCGACACGGTGATGGGCTCCAACTTCGGCGGTGACGGCGGCGACACCCTGACCGACCCTGACAACGGCTGCAACATCGCCCAGGAGTACGTCTACCTGGCGATCAACGTCACCCAGAACTGCGCCGTCAACGACGGTAGTTACCTGATCGACCCGAGCAAGGCGACCACCTTCTCGGTGGCCCCGCCGGACAACGCCCTCGCCGGCGCCGGCGCCCGCTTCATCGCACCGCTGGCCGCCGACGAGCAGAACGGCAATCTCTGGATAGCGGGCGGCCGGCACGTCTGGGTGCAGAACCAGGGCTACGCCATCCGCAGCTCCAGCGCCTGGAGCAGCGCCTTCGACCTCGGCGCCGGCCACGTCGCCACCGCGGTCGCGGCCTCCGGCGGCAAGGTCTACGCGGCCTGGTGCGGACCGTGCGACAGCGTGGGCTTCGCCCGCGGCATCGCGGTGGGCAACGCGGACGGCACCGGCTGGCAGCAGCTGAACCTGCCCGTCGACGCCACCGTCCCCAACCGCTACCTCTCCGGGCTGGCCATCGACCCGGCCGACGCCGACCACGTCTTCCTCACCGTCAACGGCTTCTCCCGCCAGTGGACGGCCGGTCCGGGCGCCGGAGTCGGCCACGTCTTCGAGTCGAAGGACGCCGGGGCCCACTGGACCGACATCTCCGCCAACCTGCCGGACGTCCCGGCGGACTCCCTGGTCATCACCAAGGCCGGCGGACTGGCGCTGGGCACCGACCTCGGCGTCCTCTACCGCGCCCCGGGCCGCACCGGTTGGCAGCGTGTGAGCGAACTGCCGGCCGTCGCCGTCGACCAGCTCAAGATCGGACCGGACGGGCGCCTCTACGCGGCCACCCACGGCCGCGGCATCTGGTCCATCTCCCTGCGGAACTAG
- a CDS encoding globin domain-containing protein: MKFRANHSTGGVATEAAPQDDRPSAPTVELPEPGQLLTVREIALIRASVAAVEPYAAELPRFFYATLFDRYPQVRELFPVQMDVQHDRLLRALLLIVELVDDPENLVTFCTNLGRDHRKFGTLSGHYAAVGECLLATLGHYAGEAWTGEVAGAWSRAYNAAAQAMDRAAVEDAQYRPAVWQARVVDHRRHSGDLAEITVRTDQPYPFTGGQFVSMETPWWPKTWRYYSPSHAPRPDGSITFQVRAVTGGRVSNSLVRRAVVGDVLRLGAPLGDMTLDTRSRRGVVCVAGGTGLAPIRALIEQAALDGLQRPVDLFVGARSLEELYALDDLYQLSQRHPWLAIRAAVADEQAAGTVDGDQLLKAVARCGPWPQHDAYLAGPGPLIVAAARILYRGGIPLERLHHDPFVSLDEVESS; this comes from the coding sequence GTGAAGTTCCGCGCCAACCACTCCACCGGAGGCGTCGCCACCGAGGCGGCACCGCAGGACGATCGGCCGTCGGCCCCGACCGTCGAGTTGCCCGAGCCCGGGCAGCTGCTGACGGTCCGCGAGATCGCCCTGATCCGAGCGAGCGTGGCCGCAGTCGAGCCGTACGCGGCCGAGTTGCCCAGGTTCTTCTACGCGACGCTGTTCGACCGCTACCCGCAGGTCCGTGAGCTGTTTCCGGTCCAGATGGACGTCCAGCACGACCGGCTGCTGCGCGCACTGCTGCTGATCGTCGAACTCGTCGACGATCCCGAGAACCTGGTGACCTTCTGCACCAATCTCGGCCGCGACCACCGCAAGTTCGGCACGCTGAGCGGCCACTACGCGGCGGTCGGCGAGTGCCTTCTCGCCACCCTGGGGCACTATGCGGGCGAGGCCTGGACCGGCGAGGTCGCCGGCGCGTGGTCGCGGGCCTACAACGCCGCCGCGCAGGCCATGGACCGGGCCGCCGTCGAGGACGCGCAGTACCGCCCCGCCGTCTGGCAGGCCCGCGTCGTCGACCACCGGCGCCACTCCGGGGACCTCGCGGAGATCACGGTGCGGACCGACCAGCCGTACCCGTTCACCGGGGGGCAGTTCGTCAGCATGGAGACCCCCTGGTGGCCCAAGACCTGGCGCTACTACTCCCCGTCCCACGCCCCGCGCCCGGACGGCAGCATCACCTTCCAGGTCAGGGCCGTCACCGGCGGCCGGGTCAGCAACTCCCTGGTCCGCCGAGCCGTCGTCGGTGACGTCCTGCGGCTGGGGGCCCCGCTGGGCGACATGACGCTGGACACCCGGTCGCGACGGGGCGTGGTGTGCGTGGCCGGTGGCACCGGGCTCGCGCCGATCCGGGCGCTGATCGAACAGGCTGCCCTGGACGGCCTGCAGCGGCCCGTCGACCTCTTCGTCGGTGCCCGCAGCCTCGAAGAGCTCTATGCGCTCGACGACCTGTACCAGCTGTCGCAGCGCCACCCGTGGCTCGCCATCCGGGCCGCCGTCGCCGACGAGCAGGCGGCCGGGACCGTCGACGGCGACCAACTGCTCAAGGCGGTGGCCCGTTGCGGGCCCTGGCCGCAGCACGACGCCTACCTCGCCGGACCCGGCCCGCTGATCGTCGCCGCCGCCCGGATCCTGTACCGCGGCGGGATCCCGCTGGAGCGCCTCCACCACGACCCGTTCGTCTCGCTCGACGAGGTGGAGTCCTCGTGA
- a CDS encoding pyridoxamine 5'-phosphate oxidase family protein — protein sequence MRFGSAGEHRLQQRLGTAERAAEFYQRQVRPCLTAQMQAFIARQSMVFLSTADADGACDASFRAGPPGFVLVLDDHTLAYPEYRGNGVMASAGNITENPHLGLLFLDFTGDRIGLHVNGTAHLRPDDALRTAYPQLPVETAPGRRTELWVHISVDEAYIHCSKHIPHLEPVTRGARPLAHRPKDAEYFTGTATESGPSTPPPAPSAPAPPAVPTPAAPSWGRRPAAVARQGWRQVLRRDG from the coding sequence ATCCGCTTCGGCTCGGCCGGCGAGCACCGGCTGCAGCAACGGCTCGGCACCGCCGAACGCGCCGCGGAGTTCTACCAGCGCCAGGTGCGTCCGTGCCTGACAGCCCAGATGCAGGCCTTCATCGCCCGCCAGAGCATGGTCTTCCTGTCCACCGCGGACGCCGACGGCGCCTGCGACGCCAGCTTCCGGGCCGGGCCGCCAGGGTTCGTCCTCGTCCTGGACGACCACACGCTGGCCTATCCCGAGTACCGCGGCAACGGGGTCATGGCGAGCGCTGGGAACATCACCGAGAATCCCCATCTCGGCCTGCTCTTCCTCGACTTCACCGGCGACCGGATCGGCCTGCACGTCAACGGCACCGCCCATCTGCGCCCCGACGACGCGCTGCGCACCGCCTACCCGCAGCTGCCGGTCGAGACCGCGCCAGGGCGCCGTACCGAGCTGTGGGTGCACATCTCGGTCGACGAGGCCTACATCCACTGCTCCAAGCACATCCCGCACCTGGAACCGGTGACCCGCGGTGCCCGGCCACTCGCCCATCGGCCCAAGGACGCCGAGTACTTCACCGGTACCGCCACCGAGAGCGGGCCCAGCACCCCGCCGCCCGCCCCGTCAGCCCCGGCGCCGCCGGCCGTCCCGACGCCGGCGGCACCGTCCTGGGGGCGCCGCCCGGCGGCGGTGGCGCGCCAGGGGTGGCGGCAGGTGCTGCGCCGGGACGGCTGA
- a CDS encoding DinB family protein: MTDDAMTTGDLTDTSALAGERADLAAMLTKHRHFLRFTTRDLTDEQAGLRTTASELCLGGLIKHVSSVERGWAEFIVQGPSAMGDFATMTEADFARRSEEFRLMPGETLAGVLADYAEVARRTDELLATLPDLNATQPLPKAPWFEPNARWSARRVLIHIIAETAQHAGHADIIRESLDGAKSMG; this comes from the coding sequence ATGACCGACGACGCGATGACGACCGGTGACCTGACCGACACCTCGGCCCTCGCCGGTGAGCGGGCCGACCTGGCAGCGATGCTGACCAAGCACCGGCACTTCCTGCGCTTCACCACCCGCGATCTCACCGACGAGCAGGCCGGACTGCGGACCACCGCGAGCGAGCTGTGCCTGGGCGGCCTGATCAAGCACGTGAGCTCGGTCGAGCGGGGCTGGGCGGAGTTCATCGTGCAGGGCCCGTCGGCGATGGGCGACTTCGCGACCATGACCGAAGCCGACTTCGCCCGGCGGAGCGAGGAGTTCCGACTGATGCCCGGCGAGACGCTGGCCGGCGTGCTCGCCGACTACGCCGAGGTAGCCCGCCGCACCGACGAGCTGCTCGCCACCCTGCCCGACCTGAACGCGACTCAGCCACTGCCGAAGGCCCCGTGGTTCGAGCCCAACGCCCGCTGGTCGGCCCGCCGGGTCCTGATCCACATCATCGCCGAGACCGCGCAGCACGCCGGCCACGCCGACATCATCCGCGAATCCCTGGACGGCGCCAAGAGCATGGGCTGA